A single Plasmodium knowlesi strain H genome assembly, chromosome: 13 DNA region contains:
- a CDS encoding rhodanese like protein, putative — MKMHACKHLIETNELHDLIKEGREHLLFDASGYNIREGGKDKNSFDDYHQEERIEGSISFNSIVTSNGNSNFSFFFPTEEEFFSYLRKLLVLSAVDIKINTLEKVPVIFYEKDEIFYAPRIWFMFKLYGFQNVQILNGGLNKWLNEERDVTSTGKKAQGFKHLPQTDKIIQVDKLIKEHIEKNKKQISENWKKNIYHYADIDNFITGRKKQNDNMERFVLVDTRPNISFSALLPISEKEKVDNFIPFSINIPYHHFIRSHDEKYKFFTFKNEAEIKNICDKYDLLNEHKTIISTCSKGISACVLLFLLHQLNKPLHKLALYHGSLVDYKFRKYGLQ, encoded by the coding sequence ATGAAAATGCACGCGTGTAAGCATCTCATAGAGACGAACGAGTTGCACGACCTTATAAAGGAGGGAAGGGAGCATTTACTATTTGATGCAAGCGGTTACAATATCAgggagggaggaaaagataaaaactCCTTTGATGATTACCAtcaggaagaaagaatagaAGGAAGCATATCCTTCAATTCGATAGTTACCTCCAATGGAAattccaatttttcttttttcttcccaactgaagaagaatttttctCCTACCTAAGGAAGTTACTCGTGCTAAGTGCAGtggacataaaaataaatacactAGAAAAGGTGCCTGTCATTTTTTacgaaaaggatgaaatattttatgccCCCAGAATTTGGTTCATGTTCAAATTATATGGATTCCAAAATGtccaaattttaaatggCGGTTTGAATAAATGGCTAAATGAGGAAAGAGATGTAACATCAACAGGTAAGAAGGCACAAGGATTTAAGCATCTTCCACAGACTGATAAAATTATCCAAGTGGACAAACTGATAAAGGAacacatagaaaaaaataaaaaacaaataagtgaaaattggaaaaaaaacatataccATTATGCAGATATAGACAATTTCATCACcggaaggaagaaacaaaatgatAACATGGAACGCTTTGTCCTTGTGGATACGAGGCCGAACATCTCCTTTAGCGCGCTCTTGCCCAttagtgaaaaggaaaaagttgataatttcattcccttttcgATTAACATACCATATCATCATTTTATTAGAAGCcatgatgaaaaatataaattttttacatttaaaaatgaggctgaaataaaaaacatcTGTGACAAGTACGATCTTCTAAATGAGCATAAGACCATCATATCCACGTGCAGCAAAGGAATCAGTGCCTGtgttttactcttccttctacATCAGCTAAATAAACCGCTCCATAAACTGGCACTGTATCATGGGAGCCTTGTCGATTATAAGTTTAGGAAGTACGGTCTTCAGTAG